A segment of the Pseudomonas serboccidentalis genome:
CATTTGTCGGCGATGGCTCGGCTCTGCGGGTCCGCCGAGTACCACGCACTGTTCGGCGCATGCTTGGCCAGCAGGTAACGCACGATGGCGTTGGATTCCCACAGCACAAAGCCGTCATCCTCGATCACCGGTACCCGGCCGTTCGGATTCATCGCCCGATACTCAGGCGTATCGACCACACCGAAGGCACCCCCGGCGTCAATCGCCTCGTAGGCCAGACCAAGCTCCTCGGCGGCCCACAGTGGCTTCCTGACATTCGATGAATTTTTCCGTCCCCAGATCTTCAGCATGACCGCCTCTTTTCAAATGAGTGGGCGAGCAGCATACGCCGGATCAGACACGGCTCAAATCCGTCTGCATATCACCCAGGGTCTTCGCTTGTTGTCCGCCGAACAGATGCGGGTAGCACTTTTCCAGGTGTTCGAAGAAGAACTGCTCCGGCACATCGCTGAACTGGCCGTGATCGACCAGGTACTCCATCAAATGCGCGCCGTCGCGGTTGTACGGGTGGAACACGCTGTCGTTGATCCCGTCGAACTCCAGCGGCGCGACGTTGAACAACTCGCAGAGTTGCTGGTTGAAGGCCGGCGTGGCTTTGACCCAGCGATCGTTGAGGAACAGCTCGGTGTAGCCGTGCATGGCGAACACGTCACTGCGCAGCAGCTCCAGCAGACGCGGAGTCGACAGGTGGTTCCTGACGTCAGCCAGACCGATGCGCGCGGGAATGCCGCAATGCCGCGCACACCCGGCGAGCAACGTGGCTTTGGGCACGCAATAGCTTTCCCCGGTCGCCAAGGCATGGCTGCCACACAGGGTTTGCGGGTCGAGGCTGAACGTATACGGGTTGTAGCGCACCGCTTCGCGCACGGCGTAATAGAGACTGATCGCCTGCGCGAGCGGGTCGCCACTGGCACCCCGATGTCGTTCGGCGAACTCCACCACCGCCGGGTGGTCACTATCGATGAAGCGGCCGGGGTTCAGATACTCGCGCATGACGTTTTTCTCCTGGGTGAGTCCCGAGTCTAGCGACAGCTCAAGCACAGAGATAACGACGTTTCGGCCAAACATGCACGCAAAGGCGCGGGATTAGCGAACGAATTCCTACAGGTGTTGCCCACCGAACCTACGAAAACCATCCGGGGTTTCCCACGATTTCAATCACCTTGCTCTGACCACCCGGTTTTACAGATGCCGTCTAAGCTCTGGAGGGTCGATTTGCCTTGGTTCACGGAGGACTGAATATGCTGTTGTTGTGGATACTGGTTTTGATCGTTGGCGTGGCGTATCTCGCCCACCGGCGCATCGCCCCGCTGCCCGCGTTGGGCATCGTTGCCGTCTACCTGCTGGCGATGGGTATTTTCAGTCATGCACCGGGCTGGTTGTTGCTGGTGTTCTGGGTCCTGCTGGCGGTGGTCGCCGCGCCGTTGCTGCTGCCTGACCTGCGCCGCAAGCACTTCACCGCGCCGCTGTTCAACTGGTTCCAGAAGACCCTGCCGCCGATGTCGCAGACCGAACGCGACGCGATCGATGCCGGCACCGTGTGGTGGGACGGTGAACTGTTCAGCGGTCGTCCGAACTGGGACAAACTGCTGTCGTATCCCAAGGTCCAGTTGACCGAGGAAGAACAGGCCTTCATCGACGGCCCGACCGAAGAACTCTGCGCAATGGTCACTGACTGGCAGATCGGCCAGTCGATGGACCTGCCGCCCGAAGCCTGGAGCCACATCAAGGAACACGGTTTCTTCGCCCTGATCATTCCCAAGGAATTCGGCGGCAAGGGCTTTTCCGCCTATGCCCACTCGCAAGTGGCGATGAAGCTCGCGACCCGCAGCGGCGACCTCGCCTCCACCGTGATGGTGCCCAACTCCCTCGGCCCGGCCGAACTGCTGCTGCATTACGGCACCGATGAACAACGCAATCACTACCTGCCACGGCTGGCCCGTGGCGACGACATTCCGTGCTTCGCCCTCACTGGTCCGCTGGCAGGCTCCGATGCAGGTGCCATGCCGGACACCGGGATCATCTGCAAGGGCCAGTGGGAGGGCCAGGAAGTCATCGGCCTGCGCCTGAACTGGGAAAAACGCTACATCACCCTCGGCCCGGTAGCGACCCTGCTCGGCCTGGCCTTCAAGGCTTATGACCCGGACCATCTGCTGGGCGACAAGAGCGATCTGGGAATCAGCCTGGCGCTGATTCCCACCGACACACCGGGCGTGGAAATCGGCCGTCGCCACCTGCCACTGGGTGCCGCGTTCATGAACGGCCCGAACTCGGGTAAAGACGTGTTCATCCCGCTGGACTACCTCATCGGCGGCCAGGAAATGCTCGGCAAGGGCTGGATGATGCTGATGAACTGCCTGTCGGTCGGGCGTTCGATTTCACTGCCGGCAGTGGGCACAGGTGCGGCCAAGTTCACCAGTCTGGTGACCGGTCAATACGCGCAGATTCGTGAGCAGTTCAACGTACCGCTGTCGGCCTTCGAAGGCATTCAGGAAGCCATGGCTCGCATCGGCGGCAATGCCTGGATGATGGACGCAGCGCGCATGCTCACCGCCAACGCGGTGGATCTGGGCGAGAAACCGTCGGTGCTGTCGGCGATCCTCAAGTATCACCTGACCGAACGCGGCCGCGAGTGCATCAGCCACGCCATGGACGTGCACGGCGGCAAGGCCATCATCATGGGCCCGAACAACTACCTCGGACGCAGCTGGAATGGCGCACCGATCTTCATCACCGTGGAAGGCGCGAACATCCTCTCGCGCAACCTGATGATCTTCGGTCAGGGCGCCATTCGCTGCCATCCGTTCGTCCTCAAGGAAATGGCCCTCGCCGGACGCGAGGACAAGGAACAGGCACTGAAAGAATTCGACGGCCTGCTGCTCAAGCACATCGGTTTCGCGGTGAGCAACGCGGCCAGCACGCTGGTGCTGAACCTGGGCTTCGGCCACTTCGAGCCTGCGCCCGGGGACAAGATCAGTCAGGGCTACTTCCGCGCACTCAACCGTCAGGCCGCAGCCTTCGCAATGCTGGCCGACTTCAGCATGATGCTGCTGGGCGGCGAACTGAAACGCCGCGAACGCCTGTCGGCGCGTCTCGGCGATGTATTGAGCAACCTGTACCTGGCCTCCGCCGCGCTCAAGCGTTATCACGATCTGGATTCGCCGGCGCATATGGAACCGCTGTTCCGCTGGGCCATGGAAGAAAGCCTCGGCCAGTCGGAGCGCGCGCTGGATGAGTTGCTGAGCAACTTCCCTAACAAGCTGTTCGGCTGCCTGTTGCGAGTGATCGTGTTCCCGTTCGGCCGTCGCCACAAAGGGCCGTCGGACAAGCTCGGCGCCGAAGTGGCCGCCGTGATCGGCCGCGCCAAAGGCGATCCGACCCTCGAAGAACTGCTCGCCGGCTGCTATCGCCCGCAGTCCGCTGACGACGCCGTCGGTGCCCTGCAACATGCCAGCGATCTGCTGAGCGCGGTACAGCCGCTGCACAAGAAACTGCACACTTCGCTCAAGAGCGGTCAGGTCAAACCGCTGGCGGGTGAGCACGCTATCGATGCGGCGCTGGAGGCCGGGGTGTTGCAACCGCAGGAAGCACAGAGCCTGCGCGATGCCGAAGCGGCACGGCGCAAGGTGATCGACGTCGATGATTTCGACAAGGAAGAGCTGAAACAGGCAGAGGGCAAAGTCCGCTGATCCTGACAACCGTGTAGCTGTTTATTTGTGAAAAACGGGCGCGAGGGCTTTATACTCCCGCGCCCGTTTTGCTCTTGAGGACTTATCTCGTGTCCAACGTCGTCGCCGATCATCTTGTTTTGCTCGACCACCTGCGCAGTATCCTGGTCGCCGTAGGTGAGGCCGAACAGGTTCCCGAAGAAAGCCATGCCTTGTTCCTGGAGCGCTTCGACGAACTGCTGAAGTCACTGCCGATCGATCCGATCGAAAGCCAGTATCTGGGCCAGGACATCCTGACCCAAGTGATTACCCGTTACCCGCAAATTGCCCACCTGATCCCGCGGGATCTGCTGTGGTTCTTCGCTGGCGACTGCCTGCACTACCTGTCCGATGAAGAAATCGACCTGTACCAGGCGCTGGAAGAACGTCGCTACGAAGCCGAACAGAACGACGAACCGTTCGACTGGAATCAGGAAAAACAGCTGCTGGCGATGTCTGCACAAGACAGCAAGCACTAAGCTTCCAAAGATCAAAAGATCGCAGCCTGCGGCAGCTCCTACAGGGGATTGTGTGCATCCGTTTCCACGGTCGTACACAGTCAATGCAGGAGCTGCCGCAGGCTGCGATCTTTTGCTTTAAAGAAGCCCTTCACTCTCCGGCAGCTCATACGCCATCGCCAGATTGTTCGACGCGCCCGCCTTGCCTGGCTTGCTCAATGTCGGCTCCTTCTCCAGACACTCCACCAGATAATCGATGAACACCCGCAGCTTCGGCGGCAGATAGCGCGTCGGCGAATGCAGTAACCACAGGCCGCCGTGGTAAGACGCCAGGAATGTCCACTCCGGTAACACCTGCACAATCAACTTCTGCTCCAGCGCATAACGCGCGGTGAAATACGGCAGGCTGCCGATACCGATGTGCTGCAACACGGCCCCCAGGCGCACGCCGGTATGGTTGGCGGCATAGCGGCCACGCACGCCGACCGTCACCGCCTTGCTGCCCTTCTTGAATTTCCAGCGTGCATCGCTCGGGGTTTCGCCCAGATAGATGCAGCTGTGATTGAGCAGGTCATGCGGGTGCGTCGGGGTGCCGTGTTCGGCGAGGTATTGCGGGGTGGCGCAGAGCAAATGGTCGATAGTCAGCAACTGACGCCCGACCAGACCTGCCGGCGGACGATCAGTAATACGAATCGCCAGATCGACATGATCGTCGATCAGATCAACCTGGCGGTCCTCCAAGAGCAACTCGACATCGACCTTGGGATAACGCCGCAGAAACTCGGGCATGTGCGGATGAATCACGAAGCGCCCGACCGCTTTCGGCACGCTGACGCGCACCAGCCCTTCCGCCTCATGGGTGAACTGGCCACTGATCTCCATCACCGACTTGGCGGCGCTGACCATCTCCTGACAACGCTTGAACACTTCTTCGCCACCGTCACTCAAGCGCAGTTTGCGTGTGGTGCGCTGCAGCAAACGCGTGGCCAAGGCTTTTTCCAGGCGGGAAATGCTGCGACTGATCGCCGACGGCGACGACCCCAGTTGGCGGGCCGCCTCGGAGAAACTGCCGGTCTCCACGACCTTGACGAAGATCGCCATTTCACCGAGCAGTGGCAGCGGAAGATTGATGCTCACAGCGCACAAGTCCTTTGATGTTTGAACGGATTATCACGTTATTGCACGATTCATATAATAAAAATAGAAACTTTAATAAGGGCATGGAATATGACGCTTCGCCTCTTTTTCCATAGTGATGACCTCAAGGCTAATGTGGAAGTCCTCGACTGCACGCCCCACGAGAACGAATTTGCCGTGGTGCTGCGCGCCACGCTGTTTCATCCGCAGGGTGGTGGTCAGCCTTGCGACACCGGCATGATCGGCGAAAGCCAGGTGCTGCGCGTGGTCCAGGAACCGGACCGGATCGTGCATTACGTCGACCGCCCGGTGCCCCCCGGGATGACCTGCATCCACGTTGATGAGCAACGTCGCCGCTATAACACGCGCATGCATTCGGCCGGGCACCTGATCGGGCACTTCGTGCAGGCCATGGGCTGGACGCCGATCAAGGCGCACCACTGGCCAGACGAAGGCCGGGTACAGTTCAAACCGGGTGATACGGCACAAGAAGTCGACGCGCCAACCGTTCAATACGGTATCAATCAGTGGATTGAACACGATTTGCCACGCCTGACCTCGCTGCGTGAAGGCGCGCGGGAAATCGGCTTTGGCGAACTGCCAGCCTATGGCTGCGGCGGTACCCATGTACGTAGCCTGAAGGATTTGGGCACAGTCACGATCGCCTCCCTTTCGCAGAAGAAAGGCACGTTATCCGTCCACTACAGCGTGGATTAAGCATTTCGGGCGCTGCCCCGTGCAGCGTTCGACGCCGGGGGAACCGCACTCGCAGGTTCCGTTGACTATCGATAGATGGACCTAAAAACAATGATGCTAGACGTCGAGCGTCTCGATGAGACGTGCATAAAAAAACTGGCCAACGAAGAAGTCCTCGCCATTCGCGTCAAAGGCTTTTTGCCCGAGCCGCTGGCGATCCAGATTGGCGACAAGATTCTTGCTCCGGGCTTCGAGGGCTACATCAACGCGCCGAGCATCGGCCGGATCGGCATGGCGTTTTACGAGGCGGAAAACCAGCCGTTGCTGATCGAGGACTACTTCGAACGCGCCACCAGCAACATCGCCGAACTGCGCGAGCGTTGTGCGCCCTACTCC
Coding sequences within it:
- a CDS encoding transglutaminase-like domain-containing protein: MREYLNPGRFIDSDHPAVVEFAERHRGASGDPLAQAISLYYAVREAVRYNPYTFSLDPQTLCGSHALATGESYCVPKATLLAGCARHCGIPARIGLADVRNHLSTPRLLELLRSDVFAMHGYTELFLNDRWVKATPAFNQQLCELFNVAPLEFDGINDSVFHPYNRDGAHLMEYLVDHGQFSDVPEQFFFEHLEKCYPHLFGGQQAKTLGDMQTDLSRV
- a CDS encoding acyl-CoA dehydrogenase, which gives rise to MLLLWILVLIVGVAYLAHRRIAPLPALGIVAVYLLAMGIFSHAPGWLLLVFWVLLAVVAAPLLLPDLRRKHFTAPLFNWFQKTLPPMSQTERDAIDAGTVWWDGELFSGRPNWDKLLSYPKVQLTEEEQAFIDGPTEELCAMVTDWQIGQSMDLPPEAWSHIKEHGFFALIIPKEFGGKGFSAYAHSQVAMKLATRSGDLASTVMVPNSLGPAELLLHYGTDEQRNHYLPRLARGDDIPCFALTGPLAGSDAGAMPDTGIICKGQWEGQEVIGLRLNWEKRYITLGPVATLLGLAFKAYDPDHLLGDKSDLGISLALIPTDTPGVEIGRRHLPLGAAFMNGPNSGKDVFIPLDYLIGGQEMLGKGWMMLMNCLSVGRSISLPAVGTGAAKFTSLVTGQYAQIREQFNVPLSAFEGIQEAMARIGGNAWMMDAARMLTANAVDLGEKPSVLSAILKYHLTERGRECISHAMDVHGGKAIIMGPNNYLGRSWNGAPIFITVEGANILSRNLMIFGQGAIRCHPFVLKEMALAGREDKEQALKEFDGLLLKHIGFAVSNAASTLVLNLGFGHFEPAPGDKISQGYFRALNRQAAAFAMLADFSMMLLGGELKRRERLSARLGDVLSNLYLASAALKRYHDLDSPAHMEPLFRWAMEESLGQSERALDELLSNFPNKLFGCLLRVIVFPFGRRHKGPSDKLGAEVAAVIGRAKGDPTLEELLAGCYRPQSADDAVGALQHASDLLSAVQPLHKKLHTSLKSGQVKPLAGEHAIDAALEAGVLQPQEAQSLRDAEAARRKVIDVDDFDKEELKQAEGKVR
- a CDS encoding PA2817 family protein, whose amino-acid sequence is MSNVVADHLVLLDHLRSILVAVGEAEQVPEESHALFLERFDELLKSLPIDPIESQYLGQDILTQVITRYPQIAHLIPRDLLWFFAGDCLHYLSDEEIDLYQALEERRYEAEQNDEPFDWNQEKQLLAMSAQDSKH
- a CDS encoding LysR family transcriptional regulator; translated protein: MSINLPLPLLGEMAIFVKVVETGSFSEAARQLGSSPSAISRSISRLEKALATRLLQRTTRKLRLSDGGEEVFKRCQEMVSAAKSVMEISGQFTHEAEGLVRVSVPKAVGRFVIHPHMPEFLRRYPKVDVELLLEDRQVDLIDDHVDLAIRITDRPPAGLVGRQLLTIDHLLCATPQYLAEHGTPTHPHDLLNHSCIYLGETPSDARWKFKKGSKAVTVGVRGRYAANHTGVRLGAVLQHIGIGSLPYFTARYALEQKLIVQVLPEWTFLASYHGGLWLLHSPTRYLPPKLRVFIDYLVECLEKEPTLSKPGKAGASNNLAMAYELPESEGLL
- a CDS encoding alanyl-tRNA editing protein, whose translation is MTLRLFFHSDDLKANVEVLDCTPHENEFAVVLRATLFHPQGGGQPCDTGMIGESQVLRVVQEPDRIVHYVDRPVPPGMTCIHVDEQRRRYNTRMHSAGHLIGHFVQAMGWTPIKAHHWPDEGRVQFKPGDTAQEVDAPTVQYGINQWIEHDLPRLTSLREGAREIGFGELPAYGCGGTHVRSLKDLGTVTIASLSQKKGTLSVHYSVD